Proteins co-encoded in one Rhopalosiphum maidis isolate BTI-1 chromosome 2, ASM367621v3, whole genome shotgun sequence genomic window:
- the LOC113552015 gene encoding transcription initiation factor TFIID subunit 11: MENMMFNKDQEMESSSYKDFSQEDLFLAPEPKRSNDQHNSSDIFGKKKKNKSKKQIEAEEREKMRVLVSNFTEEQLDRYEMFRRSVFPKAAIKRIVQTITGNSVSQNVVIAMSGIAKVFIGEIVEEALDIMEAQEDSGPLHPKHLREAVRRLRKTGAIPSSKGRKLPFYI; encoded by the exons atggaaaatatgatgtttaaCAAAGATCAAGAAATGGAATCCTCTAGTTATAAAGACTTCTCTCAAGAAGATTTGTTTTTAGCTCCAGAACCAAAAAGATCAAATGACCAACATAATTCTTCTGATATATTTgggaaaaaaaagaagaacaaaagtaaaaaacaaatcgAAGCAGAAGAAAGAGAAAAAATGAG AGTTCTTGTATCAAACTTCACCGAAGAACAATTAGATAGATATGAAATGTTCAGAAGATCAGTATTTCCTAAAGCAGCAATTAAACGG ATTGTTCAAACCATTACTGGAAATTCTGTTTCTCAAAATGTTGTAATTGCTATGTCAGGTATTGCAAAAGTTTTTATTGGTGAAATAGTTGAAgaag CCCTTGACATAATGGAAGCTCAAGAAGATTCAGGACCATTACATCCCAAACACTTAAGAGAAGCTGTACGGCGGCTAAGAAAAACTGGAGCTATTCCATCTTCCAAAGGTAGAAAATtgcctttttatatttag
- the LOC113552013 gene encoding RNA exonuclease 1 homolog codes for MLPSKGYFKSLECPYYTGSFCDRPYCHFKHSRQDFLSDSKCQIAIETENKSVVSMTDGPKVKSKLPEEPRLKQKVKSKIIEYIPQYIKPKNSELGVKSCTYGSNSEMCKINSPILEYIPSRVNDTNLDFELENFKNNNELNGKEQTKSIDYTEGISATYNICTKQNIGISEYIPTVIEKPSDKTNKIEDKHHHEHRSSSKRKSDSSRKSSSRSKKPKRDKSPEHKKVKNDRDNEKNCEKKNSRDKNSESINLDSMNTSTIYSGPKSLKAVVMEKVQKKLVKPDLIKSDISSGDEGNDPSTSLIESSLNEFFGSEDSDSEQKSCSVVTAKVKKRISHISPTSIFAQINAKTVIRPKSTKSLHEMVANRVQSIQNNVIEKRPTIATKSLISDHSLPLLKTKTRIAHQSKIEPSTTKSQSSNNSSIKNNEITANIKLSLRIKSFKNSNNMPNPLRQSCLEKLYTAFSNHYSSEEAIDKAHTTEEEVHSKAKSSGIYRNLIVQSLMKANKSPQLQVKSNPYYPSHMYGICLYELLKKYILTKDDLEKNGYPLMDDNKLVYISKNAYYYRPLSKKRNGDKFVCMNCRSEFEVDKRGMPIVTLTKCIYHSGKLKFERAKNEKFWMCCYKRQHESGCESSIYHMPDKFDEDALENFVVTKSKKSDKKVEIPNFYALDCEMVNTTFGIEIVRVTVINHEGEEVYESKVKPFNTILDYKSKYSGITEESLRYCTKRLSDVQQDLLKMFDKDSILIGHSLESDLKALKMVHCNVVDTSIMYPHKYGPPYKWGLKLLAEQHLQRIIQSEEGHDSKEDALASLDLVWKKLKEDVKKFKPINIISIDKR; via the coding sequence ATGTTGCCTTCCAAAGGTTATTTTAAGTCTCTTGAATGTCCTTATTATACTGGATCATTCTGCGATCGACCGTATTGTCACTTCAAGCATAGTAGACAAGACTTTTTGTCTGATTCAAAATGTCAAATTGCTATTGAAACGGAAAACAAGTCTGTTGTCAGTATGACTGATGGACCAAAGGTTAAATCAAAGTTGCCCGAAGAACCAAGATTAAAACAAAAGGTAaagtctaaaattattgaatatatacctCAATATATTAAGCCAAAGAATTCTGAATTGGGTGTAAAATCTTGTACTTATGGATCAAATTCTGAAATGTGTAAAATCAACAGTCCTATACTTGAGTATATACCTTCGCGTGTCAATGATAcaaatttagattttgaacttgaaaattttaaaaataataatgaattaaatggAAAAGAgcaaacaaaatcaattgacTATACTGAAGGAATTTCagcaacttataatatttgtacaaaacaaaatataggtatttcagaatatatacctaccgttATTGAAAAACCTTCAGATAAAACCAATAAGATTGAAGATAAACATCACCATGAACACAGGTCATCTTCAAAACGTAAAAGTGATTCTTCAAGAAAATCTTCAAGTAGATCAAAGAAACCTAAAAGAGATAAATCTCCAGAACataaaaaggttaaaaatgACCGAGATAATGagaaaaattgtgaaaaaaaaaattcaagagaTAAAAATAGTGAGAGTATTAATCTTGACAGTATGAATACATCTACTATTTATTCTGGCCCAAAGTCTTTAAAAGCAGTAGTTATGGAAaaggtacaaaaaaaattagttaaaccTGATCTTATAAAATCTGATATCAGTTCAGGTGATGAAGGAAATGATCCATCAACTTCACTAATTGAATCAagtttaaatgaattttttggATCAGAAGATTCTGATAGTGAACAAAAATCATGTAGTGTTGTAAcagcaaaagtaaaaaaacgaATATCTCATATTTCCCCAACAAGCATATTCGCTCAAATTAATGCAAAAACAGTTATAAGACCAAAAAGTACAAAGTCACTTCATGAAATGGTAGCAAACAGAGTACaatctattcaaaataatgttattgaaaaacGCCCAACTATCGctacaaaaagtttaattagtGATCACAGTTTACCATTGTTAAAGACTAAAACTCGAATTGCTCATCAGTCAAAAATTGAACCAAGTACTACAAAGTCTCAATCATCAAACaattcaagtataaaaaacaatgaaataactgcaaatataaaattgagtttgagaataaaatcatttaaaaatagtaacaatatGCCAAATCCTTTACGCCAAAGCTGTTTAGAGAAACTGTATACAGCCTTCAGTAATCATTATTCATCTGAAGAAGCAATTGATAAAGCTCATACAACTGAAGAAGAAGTTCACAGTAAAGCAAAATCATCTGGAATTTATAGAAACCTTATTGTTCAATCTTTAATGAAAGCCAATAAATCACCTCAATTACAAGTTAAAAGTAATCCCTATTATCCTTCACATATGTATGGTATTTGTctgtatgaattattaaagaaatatattctaaCGAAAGATGATTTGGAAAAAAACGGTTATCCACTAATGgatgataataaattggtgTATATTTCCAAAAATGCTTATTATTACCGACCACTTTCTAAAAAACGCAATGGTGATAAATTTGTATGCATGAATTGTAGAAGTGAGTTTGAAGTTGATAAGCGTGGTATGCCTATAGTTACTTTAACCAAATGCATTTATCATTCAGGCAAGTTGAAGTTTGAAAGagcaaaaaatgaaaaattttggATGTGTTGCTACAAAAGACAACACGAATCTGGTTGTGAATCAAGTATTTATCACATGCCTGATAAGTTTGATGAAGATGCCTTGGAAAATTTTGTTGtgactaaaagtaaaaaatctgacaaaaaagttgaaatacctaatttttatGCTCTAGATTGTGAAATGGTCAATACAACATTTGGTATTGAAATTGTTAGAGTCACAGTCATCAATCACGAAGGAGAAGAAGTGTATGAATCCAAAGTGAAACcttttaatactatacttGATTATAAATCTAAGTATAGTGGAATAACTGAGGAATCATTAAGATATTGTACAAAGAGATTGTCTGATGTTCAACaagatttattgaaaatgtttgataaagattcaattttaattggtCATAGTTTAGAAAGTGATTTAAAAGCGTTAAAAATGGTTCATTGTAATGTAGTAGATACCAGTATAATGTATCCCCATAAATATGGTCCTCCTTATAAGTGGGGTTTGAAGTTATTGGCTGAACAGCATTTACAAAGAATTATTCAAAGTGAGGAGGGCCATGACAGCAAGGAAGATGCTTTAGCTTCATTGGATTTAGTTTGGAAGAAGTTAAAAGAGGATGTGAAAAAATTCAagccaattaatataattagtatagatAAAAGGTAG